In Lujinxingia sediminis, a single genomic region encodes these proteins:
- a CDS encoding protein kinase domain-containing protein codes for MSDDRFKQARRSLIDRANQRQQGGDGGFESDADDKTQMVDLNALQGGPEPQFAPPPTFEGPSDEATQLFELPPDMMGGQGHDNDHITSSAPDYGGYSRPAAQPAAPAPAPSMGGSGGHQVYIGEDASGYEGSTQFVNIADFAEQAAHYTPEQQAAGYDGNTQFVDVNALMAGAESSGGDPIENDQDLQRGYVFTPDAIQRGDITLIFAQNQLGRPVVLKRVWEGPAEHMSTPLRQRIAQLHALRHPNLVPMNGMFVSRSGMWVEIDRPEGTRLTQIIQQQGAQAPEQVIAWLKAVSDVLETIHSQQLAYANLTTDAVWITPQGNAMVEPFDMLRFEDRGGLGAFGPPEMQFPPAQRQLSPATDVFSLAAVATAALTGLPLDSSRLGQLSDQKLAQALQTALNPDPTQRQQTPFEFAASLKSGGGSGGLDMKVVIGGVAALMMLGLVAMMFMGDSSQPPPPQQQPQQQQQAAAPAEPGTPAPAANSADPAAAQPNAPDVPLPGTIVVDQRLTISQSFKQNPPASGPTEITEDQFDELRAQARELKADGDKARRSEQFESYRPALEAITQVIRAQNVPAEDDLALWREIYNNGEIKDYVKDLRERVEADLDKGLVSQARRNYEDLSAVDPSASADDFIQAASSAEVVNVTRNEDDTDK; via the coding sequence ATGTCCGACGATCGTTTCAAACAAGCCCGCCGCAGCCTCATCGACCGTGCCAACCAGCGCCAGCAGGGAGGCGACGGCGGCTTTGAGTCCGACGCCGACGACAAAACCCAGATGGTGGACCTCAACGCGCTCCAGGGGGGACCCGAACCCCAGTTCGCCCCTCCGCCCACCTTCGAGGGTCCTTCCGATGAGGCCACTCAGCTCTTTGAGCTCCCCCCGGATATGATGGGCGGCCAGGGCCACGACAACGACCACATCACCAGCAGCGCTCCCGACTACGGCGGCTACTCCCGGCCGGCTGCGCAGCCCGCCGCTCCCGCTCCCGCTCCCTCCATGGGGGGCTCCGGCGGCCACCAGGTCTACATCGGTGAAGACGCCTCGGGCTATGAAGGCAGCACCCAGTTCGTGAACATCGCCGACTTCGCCGAGCAGGCCGCGCATTACACCCCCGAGCAGCAGGCCGCGGGCTACGATGGCAACACCCAGTTCGTCGACGTCAACGCCCTGATGGCCGGCGCCGAATCCTCCGGCGGCGACCCGATTGAGAACGACCAGGATCTGCAGCGCGGTTACGTCTTCACTCCCGACGCCATTCAGCGCGGCGACATCACGCTCATCTTTGCTCAAAACCAGCTCGGACGCCCCGTTGTTCTCAAGCGCGTCTGGGAAGGTCCCGCCGAGCACATGTCCACCCCGCTGCGCCAGCGCATTGCCCAGCTCCACGCACTGCGCCACCCCAACCTGGTGCCCATGAACGGCATGTTCGTCTCCCGATCTGGCATGTGGGTCGAGATCGACCGCCCCGAGGGCACGCGCCTCACCCAGATCATCCAGCAGCAGGGCGCTCAGGCCCCCGAGCAGGTCATCGCCTGGCTCAAAGCCGTCTCCGACGTCCTGGAGACCATCCACTCCCAACAGCTCGCCTACGCCAACCTCACCACCGACGCGGTCTGGATCACCCCCCAGGGCAACGCGATGGTAGAGCCCTTTGACATGCTGCGTTTTGAAGATCGCGGTGGACTGGGCGCCTTCGGCCCCCCCGAAATGCAGTTTCCGCCGGCCCAACGCCAGCTCTCTCCGGCAACCGACGTCTTCAGTCTTGCCGCCGTAGCCACCGCCGCGCTCACCGGCCTCCCCCTGGACAGCTCGCGCCTGGGGCAGCTCAGCGACCAGAAACTTGCGCAGGCGCTGCAGACCGCTCTCAATCCCGATCCGACCCAGCGTCAGCAGACGCCCTTCGAGTTCGCCGCCTCGCTCAAATCCGGTGGTGGCAGTGGGGGGCTCGACATGAAGGTGGTCATCGGAGGTGTCGCCGCGTTGATGATGCTCGGCCTGGTCGCCATGATGTTCATGGGAGACTCCAGCCAGCCGCCCCCTCCGCAACAACAGCCACAACAGCAGCAACAGGCCGCCGCCCCGGCTGAGCCCGGCACCCCGGCGCCCGCCGCAAATTCGGCCGATCCCGCAGCCGCGCAACCCAACGCCCCGGACGTTCCCCTCCCCGGCACCATCGTCGTTGACCAACGCCTGACCATCTCCCAGAGCTTCAAACAGAACCCGCCGGCCAGCGGCCCGACCGAGATCACCGAAGATCAATTCGACGAACTTCGCGCCCAGGCCCGAGAGCTCAAAGCCGACGGCGATAAGGCGCGCCGCAGCGAACAATTCGAGAGCTACCGCCCGGCACTCGAAGCGATCACACAGGTGATCCGTGCCCAGAACGTGCCCGCCGAAGACGACCTGGCCCTCTGGCGCGAGATTTACAACAACGGTGAAATCAAAGACTACGTCAAAGACCTGCGCGAGCGTGTCGAAGCCGACCTCGACAAAGGTCTGGTGAGCCAGGCCCGCAGAAATTACGAAGACCTGAGCGCCGTCGATCCCTCGGCCAGCGCCGACGACTTCATCCAGGCCGCCTCCTCCGCCGAAGTCGTCAACGTGACCCGCAACGAAGACGACACCGATAAGTGA
- a CDS encoding heme lyase CcmF/NrfE family subunit, whose amino-acid sequence MSWLGSLAIYLALYVALVGVTMGIIAARTGSRRFLHATRFATYTTFGAISVASMVLIHALLTHDFSIKYVAAFSDQSMPTFYLLGAFWGGQAGSLLFWIWKVTLFTAICVYTNRKSYQDFMPWVMAVSLAVAAGLLVILVFGSNPFEGYHLIDDPTQGKGLNPLLQTPKMVLHPPALLTGMASMTVPFAFAIAALLSGNLSNAWVEAARKWILWPWLFLSIGNILGGMWAYEELGWGGYWAWDPVENAALLPWLTSTALIHSLLIQERRGMLKRWNVGLMIGTFLLTIFGTYITRSGLIESVHSFAQSDIGPYFLNLLLTVTVLSIALFIYRWKALQSEQRLDSPVSREAAFIFNNWMFLSMTAVVLFGTLWPRIKEGLTGQDIAMGPQWFNRWMIPLGLLMMLMMGIGTIIAWRRANWKNFQRNFVIPIATALILTPLSVGLYWMVRGQGLVSPNSLDASYAIIAIALCFFVGATIVQEFSRGISARRRMHDESFGESLYRLCMKQKRRYGGYIVHLGVVFAFVAFAGNAMKIEKDVSLAQGESMQIGDYSFTYKSLSDQHNRERVLYSASVQVARDGRPLYEMHPGKSIFHSSPNMPVSEIDIRSTPLEDVYVALVNYDPDGRRAAFKIFVSPFTWWFWFGGIILVLGTLICLWPTRESLESLRPGAGGLGRAAIFGGVVMIVFSPMLVWTVESHTSWGDARRMEQAPVAALIDGPSDVSPAQPEPS is encoded by the coding sequence ATGAGTTGGCTCGGATCCCTTGCCATCTACCTTGCGCTCTACGTCGCACTTGTCGGCGTGACCATGGGCATCATCGCAGCACGCACCGGCTCGCGGCGCTTCTTACACGCCACGCGCTTTGCCACCTACACCACCTTCGGTGCCATCTCGGTGGCCTCCATGGTGCTCATCCACGCGCTGCTCACCCACGACTTCAGCATCAAGTACGTGGCGGCCTTCTCCGACCAGAGCATGCCGACCTTCTACCTGCTCGGTGCCTTCTGGGGCGGCCAGGCCGGAAGCCTTCTCTTCTGGATCTGGAAGGTCACCCTCTTTACGGCCATCTGCGTCTACACCAACCGCAAAAGCTACCAGGACTTTATGCCCTGGGTGATGGCGGTCAGCCTGGCGGTGGCCGCCGGATTGCTCGTCATTCTGGTCTTCGGCTCCAACCCCTTTGAGGGCTACCACCTGATCGACGATCCCACCCAGGGTAAGGGCCTCAACCCCCTGCTGCAGACCCCGAAGATGGTGCTGCACCCCCCTGCTCTGCTCACCGGCATGGCCTCGATGACCGTGCCCTTTGCCTTCGCGATCGCCGCACTCTTAAGCGGTAACCTCTCCAACGCCTGGGTTGAAGCCGCCCGCAAATGGATCCTCTGGCCCTGGCTCTTCTTGAGCATCGGCAACATCCTCGGCGGCATGTGGGCCTACGAGGAGCTGGGCTGGGGCGGCTACTGGGCCTGGGACCCGGTCGAAAACGCCGCGCTCCTTCCCTGGCTGACCTCCACCGCTCTGATCCACTCCCTGCTCATTCAGGAGCGCCGCGGGATGCTCAAGCGTTGGAACGTCGGCCTGATGATCGGCACCTTCCTGCTGACGATCTTCGGCACCTACATCACCCGCAGCGGGCTGATCGAGTCGGTGCACTCCTTTGCCCAGAGCGACATCGGCCCCTACTTCCTCAACCTTCTGCTCACGGTCACCGTCCTCAGCATCGCGCTCTTCATCTACCGCTGGAAGGCGCTCCAGAGCGAACAGCGTCTGGACAGCCCGGTCAGCCGCGAGGCGGCCTTCATCTTCAACAACTGGATGTTCCTTTCCATGACCGCGGTCGTGCTCTTTGGCACCCTGTGGCCGCGCATCAAAGAAGGCCTCACCGGACAGGACATCGCCATGGGCCCCCAGTGGTTTAACCGCTGGATGATTCCCCTGGGTCTGTTGATGATGCTGATGATGGGCATCGGCACGATCATCGCCTGGCGCCGCGCGAACTGGAAGAACTTCCAGCGTAACTTCGTCATCCCCATCGCCACCGCCCTCATCCTCACCCCCCTGAGCGTGGGCCTCTACTGGATGGTACGCGGCCAGGGGCTGGTCAGCCCAAATAGCCTCGATGCCAGCTACGCGATCATTGCCATCGCCCTGTGTTTCTTCGTCGGTGCCACCATCGTTCAGGAGTTCTCCCGTGGCATCAGCGCACGTCGGCGCATGCACGACGAGAGTTTTGGCGAATCGCTCTACCGCCTCTGCATGAAGCAGAAACGTCGCTACGGCGGTTACATCGTGCACCTGGGTGTGGTCTTCGCCTTCGTTGCCTTCGCCGGCAACGCCATGAAGATCGAGAAGGACGTCAGCCTGGCCCAGGGTGAATCGATGCAGATCGGTGACTACAGCTTCACCTACAAGAGCTTGAGTGATCAGCACAACCGCGAGCGCGTTCTCTACTCCGCCAGCGTGCAGGTCGCCCGAGATGGCCGCCCGCTCTACGAGATGCATCCCGGCAAATCCATCTTCCACTCCAGCCCGAACATGCCGGTGAGCGAGATCGACATCCGCTCCACCCCTCTGGAAGACGTCTACGTGGCGCTCGTCAACTACGATCCGGACGGCCGCCGCGCCGCCTTCAAGATCTTTGTCAGCCCCTTCACATGGTGGTTCTGGTTCGGTGGCATCATCCTGGTGCTCGGCACGCTTATCTGCCTCTGGCCCACCCGCGAATCTCTGGAGTCGTTGCGTCCCGGCGCCGGCGGACTGGGCCGTGCCGCAATCTTCGGCGGCGTCGTCATGATCGTCTTCTCACCCATGCTCGTCTGGACCGTCGAGTCGCACACCTCCTGGGGCGACGCCCGCCGCATGGAGCAGGCCCCGGTGGCCGCGCTCATCGATGGCCCTTCTGACGTGTCCCCTGCGCAGCCGGAGCCCTCATGA
- a CDS encoding cytochrome c biogenesis protein, with product MLKFIDRSIFPVVAALAVLSTLVAMGLIFFYAPVEQTMGIVQKIFYVHVPSAMASYAGFTVTAVCSLIYLFSPREHWDHGAVAGAELGLFYCTFVLISGPLWAYKAWGTPWTWDPQLTATFVLFLLYGGYVLLRHFGGSSMRLKKIAAVLGVIAFVDIPLIHYSVRIWGGLHPVVEREGGGGLAADMAQVFGVSMLAFLLMFATLLWLRFRVRWREAELDRLYLEVEDLARVREA from the coding sequence ATGTTGAAGTTTATCGACAGGTCGATATTTCCTGTGGTTGCGGCCCTGGCGGTGTTGAGCACGCTTGTGGCGATGGGGTTGATCTTCTTTTACGCGCCGGTCGAGCAGACGATGGGCATCGTGCAGAAGATCTTTTATGTGCACGTGCCCTCGGCGATGGCGTCGTACGCGGGATTCACGGTGACGGCGGTCTGCAGCCTGATCTACCTCTTTTCACCGCGGGAGCACTGGGATCACGGGGCGGTGGCGGGCGCGGAGCTGGGGCTGTTCTACTGCACCTTTGTGCTGATCAGCGGGCCTCTGTGGGCGTACAAGGCCTGGGGCACGCCCTGGACCTGGGATCCGCAGCTGACGGCGACCTTTGTGCTCTTTCTGCTCTACGGGGGTTATGTGCTCCTGCGTCATTTTGGCGGGAGCAGCATGCGTCTCAAAAAGATCGCAGCAGTGCTGGGGGTGATCGCCTTTGTCGACATTCCGCTGATTCACTATTCGGTGCGGATCTGGGGCGGATTGCACCCGGTGGTTGAGCGCGAGGGAGGCGGGGGGCTTGCTGCGGATATGGCGCAGGTCTTCGGGGTGAGCATGCTGGCCTTTTTGCTGATGTTTGCCACGCTTCTATGGCTGCGTTTTCGGGTGCGCTGGCGGGAAGCGGAGCTGGATCGGCTCTATCTGGAAGTTGAGGACCTGGCGCGGGTTCGCGAGGCGTAA
- a CDS encoding CpaF family protein codes for MIPQQIFEQSIRRYFHVLTPYLDDDSVSEIMVNGPDDIWIEVKGKLQKTDAKFENEDDLMGGAKNIAQFVGKTLNELNPRMDARLPDGSRVHVVLPPCARNGVSMAIRRFGKFDLTIDKLISYGSITREAANFIDICVKMERNIIVAGGTGSGKTSLLNCVSSLISDHDRIIVIEDSSELQMQQPHCLMLETRGPDAKGRGAVEIEHLFHSAMRLRPDRIVIGEIRGGEALTLLQAMTSGHGGTMSTTHATYPDDTLRRLETMAMMSEVDMPLAALRSQVASAIQVIIQTSRFNDGSRKITHICEVLGLDERGEYRIRPIFVFRNRGNDPETGKVIGEHIGMGNLPTFIDAIRERGLPIDERWFAKPRD; via the coding sequence ATGATCCCACAGCAAATCTTTGAACAGTCGATTCGGCGCTACTTCCACGTGCTCACCCCCTATCTCGACGACGACTCCGTCAGCGAGATCATGGTCAACGGCCCCGATGACATCTGGATCGAGGTCAAGGGCAAGCTCCAGAAGACCGACGCGAAGTTTGAGAACGAAGACGACCTGATGGGCGGCGCCAAAAACATCGCCCAGTTCGTCGGCAAGACCCTCAATGAGCTCAACCCCCGCATGGACGCGCGTCTCCCCGACGGAAGCCGCGTTCACGTGGTCCTTCCGCCCTGCGCCCGAAACGGCGTCTCAATGGCCATTCGTCGCTTCGGCAAGTTCGATCTGACCATCGACAAACTCATCAGCTACGGCTCGATCACCCGCGAGGCGGCCAACTTCATCGACATCTGCGTGAAGATGGAGCGCAACATCATCGTCGCCGGCGGTACCGGCTCCGGTAAAACTTCGCTGCTTAACTGCGTCAGCTCCCTGATCAGCGACCACGATCGCATCATCGTCATCGAAGACTCCTCCGAACTTCAGATGCAGCAGCCTCACTGCCTGATGCTGGAGACTCGCGGCCCCGACGCCAAAGGTCGCGGTGCCGTCGAGATCGAACACCTCTTCCACTCCGCGATGCGTCTTCGCCCCGACCGCATCGTCATCGGTGAGATCCGTGGCGGCGAGGCGCTGACCCTGCTCCAGGCCATGACCTCCGGTCACGGTGGCACCATGTCGACCACCCACGCCACCTACCCCGACGACACCCTGCGTCGCCTGGAAACCATGGCCATGATGAGTGAGGTCGATATGCCCCTGGCCGCCCTTCGCAGCCAGGTCGCCTCGGCCATCCAGGTCATCATTCAGACCAGCCGCTTCAACGATGGTAGCCGCAAGATCACTCACATCTGCGAGGTCCTCGGCCTCGATGAACGCGGCGAATACCGCATCCGACCGATCTTCGTCTTCCGCAACCGCGGCAACGATCCCGAAACCGGCAAGGTCATCGGCGAACACATCGGTATGGGCAACCTCCCCACCTTCATCGACGCCATCCGTGAGCGCGGCCTGCCCATCGATGAACGCTGGTTCGCCAAGCCCCGCGACTGA
- a CDS encoding cytochrome c maturation protein CcmE: protein MTSHTTPPSDPHAHGWDGDLDADLLDEELDGYNDLPTTQADGPSWGLIIGVLVAIVAIAFLVLDGLEGETYFYEVDQAVAKGDDLIGKTVRVKGIVEPGSFEGVAGGIHNTFRISEQGVGMKVVYTRALPDTFQEDSEVVAQGVVDETLTLHADEVLVKCPSRYEGAPPTGAELSPQAAR, encoded by the coding sequence ATGACCTCTCACACCACGCCCCCCTCCGACCCCCACGCCCACGGCTGGGACGGTGATCTCGACGCCGACCTCCTCGACGAGGAGCTCGACGGCTACAACGATCTCCCCACCACCCAGGCCGATGGCCCGAGCTGGGGCCTGATCATCGGCGTGCTCGTCGCCATCGTCGCCATCGCCTTTCTGGTCCTCGATGGCCTCGAAGGAGAGACCTATTTCTACGAAGTGGATCAGGCCGTGGCCAAAGGCGATGACCTCATCGGCAAGACCGTACGCGTCAAAGGTATCGTCGAGCCCGGGTCCTTTGAGGGCGTGGCCGGAGGCATCCACAACACCTTCCGTATCTCCGAGCAGGGCGTGGGCATGAAGGTCGTCTACACCCGGGCACTCCCCGACACCTTTCAGGAAGACAGCGAAGTCGTCGCCCAGGGGGTCGTCGACGAGACCCTGACGCTTCACGCCGACGAGGTCCTCGTCAAATGCCCCAGCCGCTACGAGGGTGCCCCCCCCACCGGCGCTGAACTCTCGCCACAAGCCGCACGCTAA